The following proteins come from a genomic window of Pseudomonas sp. Z8(2022):
- a CDS encoding antitoxin Xre-like helix-turn-helix domain-containing protein, translated as MTAPAIQIEDFSKRQCAAGLRAALNILDKWRATAEQACRVLRISRSTYTRASQNDPSWTVSLDSDQMQRISLVLNIHAALRVVFDNPDNVYGFPRMENHNEFFNGRKPLDVMAQGDMISLYETFRRIDTLRGAQW; from the coding sequence ATGACCGCTCCAGCCATCCAGATTGAGGACTTTTCCAAACGCCAGTGCGCAGCCGGTCTGCGCGCAGCGCTGAACATTCTCGACAAATGGCGGGCGACCGCTGAGCAGGCTTGCCGTGTGCTACGGATTTCCCGCAGTACCTACACCCGTGCCAGCCAGAACGACCCTTCGTGGACCGTCAGCCTGGACTCCGATCAGATGCAGCGCATCAGTCTGGTGTTGAATATCCATGCCGCACTACGAGTAGTGTTCGACAACCCCGATAACGTCTACGGTTTCCCTCGGATGGAGAACCACAACGAGTTTTTCAATGGCCGCAAGCCGTTGGACGTCATGGCACAAGGCGACATGATCTCGTTGTACGAGACGTTCAGGCGCATCGACACCCTGCGAGGTGCCCAGTGGTGA
- a CDS encoding RES family NAD+ phosphorylase translates to MLGDLPLLEDEPLQAYRLVNSKFPPIALFDDVADAEDFEALYQIQALTNPRLQNEIGRLELIPRDQIPFGIVGCSYATAPFTHVNPAGSRFSDGRFGVLYLADRMDTAIAEVCYHQERYWSKVPELNYERFVFRGLTASFNEGGFRDATVVPLSDPIYKPGDYTDSNRLGAEAKKAGCSGLRYHSVRSAGSICWALMTPRPVTSIIQSAHYEMIWSGQVISVNQIATLLPT, encoded by the coding sequence ATGCTTGGCGACCTGCCGCTGCTTGAGGACGAACCGCTACAGGCCTACCGCCTGGTCAACTCCAAGTTCCCGCCCATCGCCCTGTTCGACGATGTCGCCGATGCAGAGGACTTCGAGGCCCTCTATCAGATCCAGGCGCTGACCAATCCACGGTTACAGAACGAGATTGGCCGCCTGGAGCTGATACCGCGTGACCAGATTCCCTTTGGCATTGTCGGTTGCTCCTATGCAACGGCGCCCTTTACTCACGTCAATCCGGCAGGCTCGCGCTTCAGTGATGGCCGTTTCGGCGTGCTGTACCTGGCGGACAGAATGGATACCGCAATTGCCGAGGTGTGCTATCACCAGGAGCGCTACTGGTCGAAGGTGCCGGAACTCAACTATGAGCGCTTCGTATTCAGAGGGCTGACCGCCAGTTTCAACGAAGGAGGATTCAGAGACGCGACGGTCGTGCCACTGTCAGACCCCATCTATAAGCCGGGCGATTACACCGACTCCAACCGATTGGGGGCTGAGGCCAAAAAGGCCGGATGCAGTGGCCTGCGCTATCACTCGGTCCGCTCTGCCGGCAGTATCTGCTGGGCACTGATGACCCCACGCCCTGTCACCTCGATCATCCAGAGTGCTCATTACGAAATGATCTGGAGCGGACAGGTAATCAGCGTCAATCAGATCGCGACGCTGCTGCCGACATAG
- the uvrY gene encoding UvrY/SirA/GacA family response regulator transcription factor translates to MIRVLVVDDHDLVRTGITRMLADIDGLQVVGEACTGEEALLKVRELKPDVVLMDVKMPGIGGLEATRKLMRSHPDIKVVAVTVCEEDPFPTRLLQAGAAGYLTKGAALEEMVQAIRLVFGGQRYIDPQIAQQLALKSFQPQTSGSPFDLLSEREIQIALMIANCHKVQNISDKLCLSPKTVNTYRYRIFEKLSITSDVELALLAVRHGMVDAVS, encoded by the coding sequence TTGATTAGGGTCCTGGTGGTCGACGATCACGATCTGGTCCGTACGGGCATCACCCGCATGCTGGCCGACATCGATGGCCTGCAAGTCGTAGGTGAAGCCTGCACCGGCGAAGAAGCCCTGCTCAAGGTCCGAGAGCTCAAGCCCGATGTCGTCCTGATGGACGTCAAGATGCCCGGCATCGGCGGCCTGGAAGCCACCCGCAAGCTGATGCGCAGTCACCCCGATATCAAGGTCGTTGCAGTGACCGTATGTGAGGAAGACCCGTTCCCGACTCGTCTGCTGCAGGCCGGCGCCGCCGGTTATCTGACCAAGGGAGCCGCGCTGGAGGAAATGGTGCAGGCCATCCGCCTGGTGTTCGGCGGCCAACGCTACATCGACCCGCAGATTGCCCAGCAGCTGGCGCTGAAATCCTTCCAGCCGCAGACCAGTGGTTCACCTTTCGATCTTCTGTCCGAGCGTGAAATTCAGATCGCGCTGATGATCGCCAACTGTCACAAGGTGCAGAACATCTCCGACAAGCTGTGCCTGTCGCCAAAGACGGTCAACACCTACCGTTATCGCATCTTCGAGAAGCTCTCCATTACCAGCGACGTCGAGCTGGCCCTGCTTGCGGTACGCCACGGCATGGTCGACGCCGTCAGCTGA
- the uvrC gene encoding excinuclease ABC subunit UvrC, which translates to MSAPFDSSAFLATCSGRPGVYRMFDGEGRLLYVGKAKNLKKRLSSYFRKTGQAPKTAALVARIAQIETTITANETEALLLEQTLIKEWRPPYNILLRDDKSYPYVFLSDGEFPRLGIHRGAKKAKGRYFGPYPSALAIRESLSLLQKTFLVRQCEDSYYRNRTRPCLQYQIKRCKGPCVGLVSPEEYAEDVRHSVMFLDGRSNALSEELSASMEKASMALEFERAAELRDQIAMLRRVQDQQSMEGGTGDVDVVAVMLSPGGACVHLISVRSGRVLGSKNFFPQVAIEEEGGDVLMAFLAQYYLGNAERDLPSELIVNVQHEDFATLIEAIESLRGRSLSISLRVRGTRARWQQLAITNAEQALAARLANRQHLAERFEALATVLEMDEPPQRMECFDISHSSGEATVASCVVFGPEGPLKSDYRRFNIEGVTAGDDYAAMHQALTRRFSKIRDGEGKLPDVLLVDGGKGQLAMAREVLQELAVPDLILLGVAKGTTRKPGLEVLYLNDAEHEFTLPGNSPALHLIQQIRDESHRFAITGHRARRGKTRRTSTLEEVAGIGPKRRRELLNHFGGLQELSRASAEEIAKAPGISKKLAELIYDTLHSE; encoded by the coding sequence ATGTCTGCTCCCTTCGATTCAAGTGCCTTCCTGGCGACCTGCAGTGGTCGCCCTGGCGTCTATCGCATGTTCGATGGCGAGGGCCGGCTGCTTTACGTCGGCAAGGCGAAGAACCTCAAGAAGCGTCTCTCCAGTTATTTCCGCAAGACCGGGCAGGCGCCCAAGACCGCCGCTCTGGTTGCCCGTATCGCGCAGATCGAAACTACCATTACCGCCAACGAAACCGAGGCGCTGCTGCTCGAGCAGACCCTGATCAAGGAATGGCGGCCGCCGTACAACATCCTGCTGCGCGACGATAAGTCCTACCCGTATGTATTTCTTTCCGACGGCGAATTCCCACGCCTTGGCATCCACCGCGGCGCGAAGAAGGCCAAGGGGCGCTATTTCGGTCCTTACCCCAGCGCTCTGGCGATTCGCGAGAGCCTGAGTCTGCTGCAGAAGACCTTTCTGGTTCGTCAGTGCGAGGACAGTTATTACAGGAACCGTACGCGACCTTGTCTGCAGTATCAGATCAAGCGCTGCAAGGGACCCTGTGTTGGGCTGGTCAGCCCGGAAGAATACGCCGAAGACGTCCGCCATTCGGTGATGTTTCTCGACGGTCGCAGCAATGCACTCAGCGAGGAGCTTTCCGCCAGCATGGAAAAGGCCTCCATGGCTCTGGAGTTCGAGCGCGCTGCCGAGCTGCGTGACCAGATCGCCATGCTGCGCCGTGTTCAGGATCAGCAGAGCATGGAGGGCGGCACCGGCGACGTCGACGTGGTCGCCGTAATGCTCTCGCCGGGCGGCGCGTGCGTGCACCTGATCAGCGTGCGTAGCGGGCGTGTGCTGGGCAGCAAGAACTTTTTCCCGCAGGTGGCGATCGAGGAGGAGGGCGGTGATGTACTGATGGCCTTTCTCGCTCAGTACTACCTGGGCAACGCCGAGCGCGACCTGCCCAGCGAACTGATCGTCAACGTGCAGCATGAAGACTTCGCCACGCTGATCGAAGCCATCGAATCGCTGCGTGGGCGTAGTCTCAGCATCAGCCTGCGTGTGCGCGGTACTCGGGCACGCTGGCAACAACTGGCCATTACCAACGCCGAGCAGGCACTGGCCGCGCGCCTGGCCAACCGACAGCACCTGGCTGAGCGCTTCGAAGCGCTGGCCACCGTGCTGGAGATGGACGAGCCGCCACAGCGTATGGAGTGCTTCGATATCAGTCACTCCAGCGGCGAAGCGACGGTCGCTTCCTGCGTGGTGTTCGGCCCAGAAGGCCCGCTGAAGTCCGATTACCGTCGTTTCAATATCGAAGGTGTGACCGCTGGCGACGACTACGCCGCCATGCATCAGGCTCTGACTCGCCGATTCAGCAAGATCAGGGACGGGGAAGGCAAGCTGCCTGATGTGCTGCTGGTAGACGGCGGCAAGGGCCAGTTGGCCATGGCCCGTGAGGTGCTGCAGGAGCTGGCGGTGCCGGATCTGATCCTGCTCGGTGTGGCCAAGGGCACGACACGCAAGCCAGGCCTCGAAGTGCTTTACCTCAACGATGCCGAGCACGAATTCACCTTGCCCGGCAATTCGCCAGCATTGCACCTGATCCAGCAGATTCGTGACGAGTCGCACCGCTTCGCGATCACCGGGCACCGTGCACGACGCGGCAAGACCCGGCGCACTTCCACGCTGGAAGAAGTCGCCGGGATTGGTCCGAAGCGGCGACGTGAGCTGCTCAATCACTTCGGCGGCCTTCAGGAACTGTCGCGCGCCAGCGCCGAAGAAATCGCCAAAGCGCCCGGAATCAGTAAAAAGCTCGCCGAGTTGATTTATGACACTCTGCACAGTGAGTAG
- the tusC gene encoding sulfurtransferase complex subunit TusC, producing the protein MSKSLLIISRQAPWSGPGAREALDIALSGGAFDLPIGMLFLDDGVFQLCAGQQPGQLQQKDLGANLQALPMFGVESLYASQRSLAERGLGDSELNLPVERLDDNALTALLDRYDQVITL; encoded by the coding sequence ATGAGCAAGTCACTGTTGATCATCAGCCGCCAGGCCCCTTGGAGCGGCCCCGGCGCACGCGAAGCGCTGGATATCGCCCTGTCCGGCGGCGCCTTCGATCTACCCATCGGCATGCTGTTTCTCGATGACGGCGTCTTTCAGCTCTGCGCCGGGCAGCAACCCGGCCAACTGCAACAGAAAGACCTCGGCGCCAATCTGCAGGCCCTGCCGATGTTCGGTGTAGAGAGTCTGTACGCCAGCCAGCGCAGCCTGGCCGAACGCGGTCTTGGCGACAGCGAACTGAATCTGCCGGTAGAGCGCCTCGATGACAACGCTCTGACTGCCCTCCTCGATCGTTACGACCAGGTGATCACCCTCTGA
- a CDS encoding PLDc N-terminal domain-containing protein, with amino-acid sequence MSGEISLLFIALGVIIILLDLWAIVSVYRSDKGVEAKALWSLLIALFPGLGLGLWGLFGPRGMSPPPSSPEHSK; translated from the coding sequence ATGTCCGGTGAAATCAGCCTGTTATTCATTGCGCTCGGCGTGATCATCATCCTGCTCGACCTGTGGGCGATCGTCAGTGTCTACCGCAGCGACAAGGGAGTAGAGGCCAAAGCCCTGTGGTCACTGCTGATCGCGTTGTTCCCGGGGCTCGGGTTGGGGCTCTGGGGCCTGTTCGGGCCTCGCGGCATGAGCCCGCCGCCGTCATCACCGGAGCACAGCAAGTAG
- a CDS encoding Bax inhibitor-1/YccA family protein gives MQERDYVLNHSQAEQLEVSKVLRNTYGLLAITLAFSGLVAFLSQRANVAYPNFFVVLIGFYGLFFLTYKLRDSAWGLVSTLALTGFMGYTLGPILNRYLGMANGAEVISSAFSMTALVFFGLSAYVLTTRKDMSFLSGFITAGFFVLLAAILASFFFQISGLQLAISAGFVLFSSVCILFQTSAIIHGGERNYIMATISLYVSIYNLFVSLLQIFGIMGGDD, from the coding sequence ATGCAAGAGCGAGACTACGTACTAAACCATTCGCAAGCCGAACAGCTGGAAGTCAGCAAGGTTCTGCGCAACACCTACGGCCTGCTGGCCATCACTCTGGCCTTCAGTGGCCTGGTCGCATTCCTCAGCCAGCGCGCCAACGTGGCCTACCCGAACTTCTTCGTGGTGCTGATCGGCTTCTATGGCCTGTTCTTCCTCACCTACAAGCTGCGTGATTCCGCCTGGGGTCTGGTGTCCACCCTCGCCCTGACCGGTTTCATGGGTTACACCCTCGGCCCGATCCTCAACCGTTACCTGGGCATGGCCAACGGTGCCGAAGTAATCAGCTCGGCATTCTCCATGACCGCACTGGTGTTCTTCGGCCTGTCTGCCTACGTGCTGACCACCCGCAAGGACATGAGCTTCCTCAGCGGCTTCATCACCGCCGGCTTCTTCGTCCTGCTCGCCGCCATCCTGGCCAGCTTCTTCTTCCAGATCAGCGGTCTGCAACTGGCAATCAGCGCCGGTTTCGTGCTGTTCTCCTCGGTCTGCATCCTGTTCCAGACCAGCGCCATCATCCATGGCGGTGAGCGCAACTACATCATGGCGACCATCAGCCTGTACGTTTCGATCTACAACCTGTTCGTCAGCCTGCTGCAGATCTTCGGCATCATGGGCGGCGACGACTGA
- a CDS encoding type I restriction endonuclease produces MEFEEKLASLAAKIRQQKSAIQTEEATKTAFVMPFIQSVMGYDVFNPLEVVPEFTADVGTKKGEKVDYAILKDGEIQILIESKKIGEPLNINHASQLFRYFHVTNARISILTNGQVYKFFTDLDAPNKMDEKPFLELDLLDIDDHAIPELQKLTKSAFDVDSIISAAGELKYVGQIKRVLASQFSQPDEDFVRFFASRVYEGIITQKVREQFTHLTRKAASQFLSDQINERLKSAITGNSQPILVAQAQAEQPTTKQQDETEEKDRIVTTAEEIEGYTIVKAIVRTEVDVKRIAARDTQSYFGILLDDNNRKPIARLHFNRTQKYLGTFDADKNETRHPIDSLDDIFSHADALRATASLYDSPE; encoded by the coding sequence ATGGAGTTTGAAGAGAAGCTGGCCAGTCTGGCCGCCAAGATTCGGCAACAGAAATCTGCCATCCAAACAGAAGAAGCGACCAAGACTGCATTCGTCATGCCTTTCATCCAGTCGGTTATGGGGTACGACGTGTTCAATCCACTCGAGGTTGTTCCGGAATTCACCGCAGATGTTGGTACCAAGAAAGGCGAGAAGGTCGACTATGCCATCTTGAAAGACGGCGAAATCCAGATACTCATCGAAAGCAAGAAAATCGGCGAACCGCTCAATATCAATCACGCCAGTCAGCTGTTCCGCTACTTCCATGTCACGAATGCCAGGATATCCATCCTGACCAATGGCCAGGTCTATAAGTTCTTCACTGACTTGGACGCACCAAACAAGATGGATGAGAAGCCGTTTCTCGAACTCGACCTCTTGGACATCGATGATCATGCGATCCCAGAACTTCAGAAGCTCACAAAGTCCGCATTTGATGTAGACTCGATCATTAGCGCAGCAGGCGAACTCAAGTATGTTGGCCAGATCAAGCGTGTCCTCGCCTCTCAATTCAGCCAGCCAGATGAAGACTTCGTTCGATTCTTCGCCTCACGTGTGTATGAAGGGATCATCACCCAGAAGGTACGCGAACAATTCACCCATCTCACTCGAAAGGCAGCGTCTCAATTTCTGAGCGACCAGATCAACGAACGCCTCAAATCTGCAATCACCGGAAACTCTCAACCGATCCTCGTGGCCCAGGCTCAAGCTGAACAGCCGACGACCAAGCAGCAGGACGAGACCGAAGAAAAAGACCGTATCGTGACCACCGCTGAAGAAATCGAGGGTTACACCATCGTCAAGGCTATCGTGCGGACCGAGGTCGACGTTAAGCGCATTGCTGCCCGTGATACACAGAGTTATTTCGGCATTCTGCTGGACGACAACAATCGCAAGCCGATTGCACGCCTCCACTTCAATCGCACGCAGAAGTACCTTGGAACGTTCGATGCAGACAAGAACGAAACCCGGCATCCCATCGATTCATTGGATGACATTTTCTCTCATGCCGACGCGTTGAGAGCGACCGCAAGCTTGTACGACTCCCCCGAATAA
- the pgsA gene encoding CDP-diacylglycerol--glycerol-3-phosphate 3-phosphatidyltransferase has translation MNIPNLLTVLRVALIPVFILLFYMPFSWSYWAASSVFAVAAATDWLDGYLARRWEQGTPFGAFLDPVADKLMVAVALVLLAAEHSNLWLTLAAATIIGREIVVSALREWMAELGARAQVAVSNLGKWKTAAQMVALVILLANPPVFTFWVVLGYVLLVIAAVLTLWSMLQYLLAAWPHLSTTSEKK, from the coding sequence ATGAATATCCCCAACTTGCTTACCGTGCTCCGGGTCGCCCTGATTCCGGTCTTCATCCTGCTGTTCTATATGCCGTTCTCCTGGAGCTACTGGGCGGCCAGTAGCGTCTTCGCCGTGGCCGCCGCGACCGACTGGCTCGACGGCTATCTGGCTCGTCGCTGGGAGCAGGGCACGCCGTTCGGCGCCTTCCTCGACCCCGTGGCCGACAAATTGATGGTCGCCGTGGCGCTGGTGCTGCTGGCTGCAGAGCATTCCAATCTGTGGCTGACCCTGGCGGCGGCGACCATCATCGGTCGCGAGATCGTCGTTTCTGCCTTGCGCGAGTGGATGGCCGAACTGGGGGCCCGAGCACAGGTAGCAGTATCCAATCTCGGCAAATGGAAAACCGCGGCACAGATGGTGGCGCTGGTCATTCTGCTGGCCAATCCGCCGGTGTTCACCTTCTGGGTCGTGCTCGGATATGTCCTGCTGGTGATCGCGGCGGTGCTGACTTTGTGGTCGATGCTGCAGTACCTGCTGGCAGCATGGCCGCACCTCAGCACCACCTCGGAAAAGAAATAA
- the tusB gene encoding sulfurtransferase complex subunit TusB codes for MATLHILSHSPFADSRLASCLRLLGADDALLLTGDAVYALQPGTANLQALQLMPDNIMLYALEEDLAARGLQASGRAQAVDYPTFVELCTRYAKVNSWL; via the coding sequence ATGGCCACCCTGCATATCCTTTCCCACTCGCCTTTCGCCGACAGCCGTCTGGCCAGCTGCCTGCGCCTGCTGGGTGCCGACGACGCGCTGCTGCTCACCGGTGACGCGGTGTACGCCCTGCAACCCGGCACCGCCAATCTGCAGGCCCTGCAACTGATGCCGGACAACATCATGCTCTACGCACTGGAAGAAGACCTCGCCGCACGCGGCCTGCAGGCTTCCGGGCGCGCTCAGGCCGTGGACTACCCGACATTCGTCGAACTCTGCACCCGCTACGCCAAGGTCAACAGCTGGCTATGA
- the tusD gene encoding sulfurtransferase complex subunit TusD, with translation MKFAIALFAAPHQPTSRRALRFAQAALAGGHEIVRLFFYQDGVHSAASNVVNSQDELDLPREWREFVTANRLDAVVCIAAALRRGVLNAEEAQRYARPAANLEAPWALSGLGQLHEAAQQADRLICFGGH, from the coding sequence ATGAAGTTTGCCATCGCCCTGTTCGCCGCCCCTCACCAACCCACCTCGCGCCGTGCACTGCGCTTTGCCCAGGCCGCATTGGCCGGCGGTCACGAGATCGTTCGCCTGTTCTTCTATCAGGACGGCGTGCACAGCGCCGCCAGCAATGTCGTGAACTCACAGGACGAGCTGGACCTGCCGCGAGAGTGGCGGGAATTCGTCACGGCCAACCGGCTCGATGCCGTGGTGTGTATCGCCGCCGCATTGCGTCGTGGCGTGCTGAATGCTGAGGAAGCGCAGCGCTATGCGCGCCCGGCAGCCAATCTGGAGGCACCCTGGGCGCTTTCCGGCCTTGGCCAGCTGCATGAAGCGGCGCAGCAGGCTGACCGACTGATCTGCTTCGGAGGCCACTGA
- a CDS encoding DUF72 domain-containing protein, producing the protein MSDVRIGISGWRYAPWRGDFYPKGLPQRRELEFASREVNSIEINGSFYGLQTPERYSKWAEQTPDDFVFSVKAPRFITHVRRLVDIDEPLANFFASGLLGLKEKLGPILWQFPPSFRFDEELFAEFVTKLPADTDQARSLARHASARLHVAGYLDAAADRPLRHAVEIRNASFCNPAFIKLLRRHGIALVVADTAGKWPYAEDITADFLYLRLHGNAELYVSGYSPQALQHWHQRIETWTAGEQPADARLIDKTHKPRRTARDLYCYFDNDVKVRAPYDARDLQQRLQKE; encoded by the coding sequence ATGAGCGATGTACGCATCGGCATCTCCGGCTGGCGGTACGCGCCCTGGCGCGGCGACTTCTACCCCAAGGGCCTGCCTCAGCGGCGTGAACTGGAGTTCGCTTCGCGCGAGGTCAACAGCATCGAGATAAACGGCTCGTTCTACGGCCTACAGACGCCCGAGCGTTACAGTAAATGGGCAGAGCAGACGCCGGATGACTTCGTCTTCAGCGTCAAGGCGCCGCGCTTCATCACCCATGTGCGCCGTCTGGTCGACATCGACGAGCCGCTGGCCAACTTCTTCGCCTCCGGCCTGTTGGGGCTGAAGGAAAAACTCGGCCCTATCCTCTGGCAGTTCCCACCCAGCTTCCGCTTCGACGAGGAACTCTTTGCCGAGTTCGTCACCAAACTGCCGGCCGATACCGACCAGGCCCGCAGTCTTGCCCGCCACGCCTCTGCCCGTCTGCACGTGGCTGGTTATCTGGACGCCGCAGCAGATCGCCCACTGCGCCATGCCGTGGAAATCCGCAACGCCAGTTTCTGCAATCCGGCCTTCATCAAGCTGCTGCGCCGACATGGCATCGCCCTGGTAGTGGCGGATACAGCAGGCAAATGGCCTTATGCCGAGGACATCACCGCCGACTTTCTCTACCTTCGCCTGCACGGCAATGCAGAACTCTATGTGAGCGGCTATTCGCCTCAGGCCCTGCAGCATTGGCATCAGCGCATCGAAACCTGGACCGCAGGCGAGCAGCCCGCGGATGCGCGGCTGATCGACAAGACGCATAAACCCCGCCGAACAGCCCGGGATCTCTACTGTTACTTCGATAATGACGTGAAGGTGCGAGCGCCCTACGACGCGCGAGACTTGCAGCAACGCCTGCAAAAAGAATAA